One stretch of Thermococcus sp. 21S9 DNA includes these proteins:
- a CDS encoding NifB/NifX family molybdenum-iron cluster-binding protein, translating into MKIAIPTNGGGLNDTVAPVFARAPAFLIVDIDENGNVVNEKVIQNPAMNATGGAGPLAVQTLINEGVEAIVAPQVGPNALGAIQAAGIRLYQVAPGTPVEEAIRAVTSGSAPSASTTVPAPAYGPYPVAPATPATPTAPAYPAYPPYGYGFGPGRGWGRGWGRGRGFGRGFGRGRGRGWGARLGYCPWTGQPSRRALRWLYGWW; encoded by the coding sequence ATGAAGATTGCGATACCTACCAACGGAGGAGGACTGAACGATACCGTTGCTCCCGTCTTCGCGAGGGCACCCGCGTTCCTTATAGTTGACATTGACGAGAACGGAAACGTCGTGAACGAGAAGGTCATTCAGAACCCTGCAATGAACGCTACCGGCGGTGCGGGACCGCTCGCTGTTCAGACCCTCATCAACGAGGGTGTTGAGGCGATAGTTGCACCTCAGGTCGGCCCGAACGCCCTTGGAGCCATCCAGGCCGCGGGCATAAGGCTCTACCAGGTTGCCCCGGGAACCCCGGTCGAGGAGGCCATCAGGGCCGTAACCAGCGGAAGCGCCCCGAGTGCGAGCACTACAGTTCCAGCGCCGGCCTACGGACCGTATCCGGTCGCGCCCGCGACTCCGGCGACCCCGACCGCTCCAGCGTACCCGGCCTACCCGCCCTACGGCTACGGCTTCGGCCCGGGAAGGGGCTGGGGAAGAGGCTGGGGACGCGGTAGAGGCTTCGGACGCGGTTTCGGAAGGGGTAGAGGAAGAGGCTGGGGCGCGAGGCTCGGCTACTGCCCCTGGACCGGACAGCCAAGCAGAAGGGCCCTCCGCTGGCTCTACGGCTGGTGGTGA
- a CDS encoding PRC-barrel domain-containing protein has product MVKIMASKLRDVELITDTGIRLGWVYDLSFDEETGEILVIVAEPDEDLDTSEFVTDHEGLLLIPVSAVKSIGEVIIIDTNKLAVRSKLKRLPKATSPRPRGTLEGGLKKKD; this is encoded by the coding sequence ATGGTCAAGATAATGGCATCCAAGCTTAGGGATGTTGAGCTCATAACTGACACTGGAATAAGACTCGGGTGGGTCTACGACCTCAGTTTCGACGAGGAGACCGGTGAAATCCTTGTAATCGTCGCCGAGCCCGACGAGGACCTCGACACGAGCGAGTTCGTTACAGACCACGAGGGGCTTCTCCTCATCCCCGTGAGCGCGGTGAAGAGCATAGGCGAGGTCATAATAATAGACACCAACAAGCTCGCCGTCCGCTCCAAGCTCAAACGCCTTCCGAAGGCAACCTCCCCGAGACCGAGGGGAACACTCGAAGGCGGTCTGAAGAAAAAGGACTAA
- a CDS encoding NifB/NifX family molybdenum-iron cluster-binding protein, which produces MRCLKVAFGMEDDEHLIDAHYGDSEFFAIYEVCEDGSVRLIEKRPNKAKDFEEEHDEGHGDPRKFKAVVSQLLDVDVLAAFRMGPNFLRIRDKTNKVAFFTRTRDLKLALQRLIENFNDLWEQVQAKKAEKPPIEE; this is translated from the coding sequence ATGAGGTGCCTCAAGGTCGCGTTCGGAATGGAGGATGATGAACACCTTATTGATGCCCACTACGGAGATTCAGAGTTCTTCGCAATCTATGAGGTTTGCGAAGACGGAAGCGTGAGGCTCATCGAGAAGAGGCCGAACAAAGCTAAAGATTTTGAAGAGGAGCACGACGAAGGCCACGGCGACCCGAGGAAGTTTAAAGCAGTGGTGAGCCAGCTCCTCGATGTTGACGTCTTAGCTGCCTTCAGAATGGGGCCGAACTTCCTGAGGATTCGCGACAAGACCAACAAGGTTGCATTTTTCACGAGGACGAGGGATTTGAAGCTCGCCCTGCAGAGGCTCATTGAGAACTTCAACGACCTCTGGGAGCAGGTGCAGGCGAAGAAGGCCGAAAAGCCACCCATCGAGGAGTGA
- a CDS encoding NifB/NifX family molybdenum-iron cluster-binding protein: MRIIVSTINGGLDDRVNQAFGRTPTFTIVDIENGEIVNVQVVPNPGYSQPRGAGVTAAQFAIDQGADAVIAGQFGPNSYGVLQAAGIRMYSAPPTMTVREAVEALLRGELQPGIQGGAGMGPGGGMGRGMGRGGGMGRGRGMGRGRGGGWY, encoded by the coding sequence ATGAGGATTATCGTGTCCACGATAAACGGCGGACTCGACGACCGCGTTAACCAGGCCTTTGGAAGGACCCCAACCTTCACGATTGTTGATATCGAGAACGGGGAGATAGTCAACGTCCAGGTCGTCCCGAACCCAGGCTATTCCCAGCCGAGGGGAGCAGGAGTTACCGCGGCGCAGTTCGCCATTGACCAGGGAGCTGATGCAGTAATAGCGGGCCAGTTCGGTCCGAACTCCTACGGTGTCCTCCAGGCCGCTGGCATAAGGATGTACTCAGCTCCCCCGACCATGACCGTCAGAGAGGCCGTTGAGGCGCTCCTCCGCGGTGAACTCCAGCCCGGAATCCAGGGAGGAGCAGGAATGGGTCCGGGCGGTGGCATGGGTAGGGGCATGGGTCGCGGTGGAGGAATGGGAAGAGGTCGCGGTATGGGTCGCGGACGTGGCGGAGGCTGGTACTGA
- the pfdA gene encoding prefoldin subunit alpha: MVEKEMEKLAYEYQLLQAQAQLLAQNLELLTLGRDEFKAVKETLEELKKTEGEVEILVPIGAGSFLKGRITDKENAIVSVGAGYAVEKNLDSAIEYLEERIKEYDEAIAKTQEALKKLEAQLGELAKRAQELQAKKA; this comes from the coding sequence ATGGTTGAGAAGGAGATGGAGAAGCTCGCTTACGAGTATCAGCTCCTGCAGGCGCAGGCTCAGTTGCTGGCCCAGAACCTTGAGCTCCTCACCCTTGGAAGGGACGAGTTCAAGGCCGTCAAGGAGACGCTGGAGGAGCTCAAGAAGACCGAGGGAGAGGTTGAAATCCTCGTTCCGATTGGGGCCGGTTCCTTCCTCAAGGGCAGGATAACCGACAAGGAGAACGCGATTGTGAGCGTTGGCGCCGGCTACGCCGTCGAGAAGAACCTCGATAGCGCCATCGAATACCTCGAGGAGCGCATAAAGGAGTACGATGAGGCAATCGCGAAGACCCAGGAAGCGCTTAAGAAGCTTGAGGCCCAGCTCGGGGAGCTGGCTAAGAGGGCGCAGGAGTTGCAGGCCAAGAAGGCTTGA
- a CDS encoding isoprenylcysteine carboxylmethyltransferase family protein: MRFWGIEPKVALFTFPYALLALYLNSALGLRTPRFLEVGAIFVIVGVALWLICYLQVSKAYREGKLLTDGCYSRVRHPIYSIWGLLIISGFSLVVGGFMLGLPLVYWLAVVKFIGEEEKALEERFGDGWREYAERTPRFLPRL; encoded by the coding sequence ATGCGCTTCTGGGGCATAGAGCCCAAAGTGGCGCTTTTCACTTTTCCCTACGCGCTCCTCGCCCTCTACCTGAACTCCGCCCTCGGACTCCGAACTCCGAGATTCCTGGAAGTCGGAGCGATTTTCGTCATCGTCGGAGTTGCACTGTGGCTCATCTGCTACCTCCAGGTTTCAAAAGCTTACAGGGAAGGAAAACTGCTGACGGACGGCTGTTACTCCCGCGTCAGGCACCCGATATACTCAATCTGGGGCCTCCTGATAATTTCCGGCTTCTCCCTTGTCGTCGGGGGCTTCATGCTCGGCCTGCCCCTGGTTTACTGGCTCGCCGTGGTGAAGTTTATAGGCGAGGAAGAGAAGGCTTTGGAGGAGCGGTTCGGCGATGGGTGGCGGGAATATGCAGAGAGAACGCCCCGGTTCCTACCGAGGCTTTGA
- a CDS encoding DUF364 domain-containing protein yields MLLRRIKREALKLVDGLELVDFGFALPYTWVLVGGENGKALGVAMTLPEEVQRYTNSISEPSLEAFIEKADSLNVIERTLGLATINAVSQYYIDLSDATNVDVLELLPEKAGKVALIGNMPPLARELRERGYALYVFERNPKLWDRETLSDTLEYHLLPEMDIVIASASCLVNGTVDMLIDRAENAELFVLTGPTGQLLPEFLSGTRVTHLASMKVVDIEKALLGLKLGSFRGFEKGNQKYVIPVP; encoded by the coding sequence ATGCTGTTGAGGAGGATTAAGCGGGAGGCGTTGAAGCTCGTTGATGGGCTTGAGCTGGTTGATTTCGGCTTCGCTCTGCCATACACGTGGGTTCTCGTTGGAGGAGAAAACGGAAAGGCCCTTGGAGTAGCGATGACCCTTCCCGAGGAGGTCCAGCGCTACACGAACTCGATAAGTGAACCGTCGCTTGAGGCTTTCATCGAAAAGGCCGACAGTTTGAACGTCATTGAAAGAACCCTCGGACTCGCGACGATAAACGCGGTTTCGCAGTACTACATAGACCTAAGCGACGCCACCAACGTTGACGTTCTGGAGCTCCTGCCTGAGAAGGCCGGGAAAGTTGCGCTAATCGGCAACATGCCCCCTCTCGCCCGTGAACTCCGTGAGAGGGGTTATGCACTCTACGTCTTCGAGAGAAACCCCAAGCTGTGGGACAGGGAGACGCTTAGCGACACCCTCGAGTACCATCTGCTCCCGGAGATGGACATTGTGATAGCGAGCGCGAGCTGTCTCGTAAACGGGACGGTGGACATGCTCATCGACAGGGCTGAGAATGCGGAACTCTTCGTCCTGACAGGACCGACGGGACAGCTTTTGCCGGAGTTCCTCAGCGGAACGCGCGTTACCCATCTGGCCTCGATGAAGGTGGTCGATATTGAAAAGGCACTCCTCGGCCTCAAGCTCGGTTCCTTCAGGGGCTTTGAAAAGGGGAACCAAAAGTACGTGATTCCAGTGCCGTGA
- a CDS encoding P-loop NTPase, which produces MQIAVSGGKGGTGKSTVAINLAVELARRFKLVLADLDVEAPNDHLLLGVELAGEEPVNQFMPKFDYSKCTKCRKCAEVCEEHAIITLKDGTPFLMPNLCSGCRACEIVCPVPGAIQEAFRVIGHTYVTETPYGFTLVTGKLREGEERSMPLVVEAKKRARNLNYELLMVDTAAGTGNTVSKAIEGSRLLIAVTEPTPLGIHDTELILKLGKLMGLKTWVVVNRSDLGDVEKVREITEKYGAEVVAEIPYSENIVRSYVSGRPIVLEDVPEAKIFRELAEKVADFLGGDE; this is translated from the coding sequence TTGCAGATAGCCGTGAGCGGTGGAAAGGGAGGAACTGGAAAGTCAACCGTCGCGATTAACCTTGCGGTCGAGCTTGCGAGGCGCTTCAAACTCGTCCTGGCGGATTTGGACGTAGAGGCGCCGAACGACCACCTGCTCCTCGGCGTTGAGCTGGCCGGGGAAGAGCCGGTGAACCAGTTCATGCCGAAGTTTGACTACTCGAAGTGCACCAAGTGCAGGAAGTGTGCGGAAGTCTGCGAGGAGCACGCGATAATCACCCTCAAGGACGGAACGCCCTTCCTCATGCCGAACCTCTGTTCCGGCTGTCGGGCCTGTGAGATAGTCTGCCCCGTTCCCGGCGCTATTCAGGAAGCCTTCCGCGTCATCGGGCACACCTACGTAACGGAAACGCCCTACGGCTTCACCCTCGTCACCGGGAAGCTTAGGGAAGGCGAGGAGCGCTCGATGCCCCTCGTCGTTGAGGCCAAGAAGAGGGCCAGAAACCTCAACTACGAGCTCCTGATGGTTGATACCGCCGCTGGAACCGGCAACACAGTCTCGAAGGCGATTGAGGGGTCAAGGCTCCTCATAGCGGTCACCGAACCGACCCCGCTCGGAATCCACGACACCGAGCTGATTCTAAAGCTCGGAAAGCTGATGGGCCTCAAGACATGGGTCGTGGTCAACCGCTCGGACCTCGGCGACGTTGAGAAGGTCAGGGAGATAACGGAGAAGTACGGCGCTGAGGTCGTCGCTGAAATCCCCTACAGCGAAAACATCGTGAGGAGCTACGTAAGCGGAAGGCCTATCGTCCTTGAGGACGTTCCCGAGGCGAAAATCTTCCGCGAGCTGGCCGAGAAGGTTGCCGACTTCCTTGGAGGTGATGAGTGA
- a CDS encoding DUF998 domain-containing protein, which yields MKKIQLLAGILAPIVALTGIGTAILINRSWWRLTDNAISDLGRLGLPHNWVLNVSLIVSAVLAIYYVIGLIGEVENTIEKLGIGVFIVGLTFLALIGLFPEGTSPHYYVSWGFFIFASLGFLITGIGMGLSGEKGLAVFSMALFAVGWALALWAKSHFSGIAPAEFVGVFGVIAWHYTIIWKKFRGAPRPRG from the coding sequence ATGAAAAAGATTCAGCTCCTCGCCGGGATTCTTGCCCCCATAGTGGCCCTCACAGGCATAGGAACGGCAATTCTCATAAACCGCTCGTGGTGGAGGCTCACCGACAACGCGATAAGCGACCTCGGAAGGCTCGGCTTACCCCACAACTGGGTCCTCAACGTCTCGCTCATTGTCTCTGCAGTCCTGGCGATTTACTACGTTATTGGACTCATCGGAGAAGTCGAAAACACCATAGAAAAGCTTGGGATTGGAGTTTTCATCGTTGGGCTGACCTTCCTCGCATTAATCGGCCTCTTCCCCGAAGGAACAAGTCCCCACTACTACGTCAGCTGGGGCTTTTTCATCTTTGCGAGTCTCGGTTTCCTGATTACAGGTATTGGAATGGGTCTCTCAGGAGAGAAGGGGCTGGCGGTCTTCAGCATGGCCCTCTTTGCAGTCGGCTGGGCGCTGGCCCTCTGGGCGAAGAGCCACTTCTCAGGAATAGCTCCTGCGGAGTTCGTCGGCGTCTTCGGAGTGATTGCGTGGCACTACACGATAATATGGAAAAAGTTCAGAGGGGCTCCTCGTCCCAGAGGCTGA
- a CDS encoding ferritin family protein: MRMESVVRIEKKKAEVYRALIPLVPRDFKDDLKLLASHAERNAKLLEGVEVPADTKGLREVEVALEFLEKALADPEATVEDYYRYAIDAEEATARLYSELSMRAKSEKTRRLFRWLAEISREHAEILRRHLEMWEFMQENVEEEEIPEDLIEQWFEDIDL; encoded by the coding sequence ATGCGAATGGAGAGCGTCGTTAGGATAGAGAAGAAGAAGGCCGAAGTTTACAGGGCATTGATTCCGCTCGTCCCGAGGGACTTCAAGGATGACCTTAAACTGCTCGCGAGCCACGCCGAGAGGAACGCGAAGCTCCTCGAGGGCGTTGAGGTACCTGCTGACACGAAGGGCCTACGGGAGGTCGAGGTTGCCCTCGAGTTCCTCGAGAAGGCACTCGCCGACCCAGAAGCGACCGTTGAGGACTACTACCGCTACGCCATCGACGCCGAGGAAGCGACGGCAAGGCTTTACTCGGAGCTGAGCATGAGGGCTAAATCAGAAAAGACAAGGAGGCTCTTCCGCTGGCTGGCGGAGATAAGCAGGGAGCACGCCGAAATCCTCAGGAGACACCTCGAGATGTGGGAGTTCATGCAGGAGAACGTTGAAGAGGAGGAGATTCCAGAGGATTTAATCGAGCAGTGGTTCGAGGACATCGACCTGTGA
- a CDS encoding antibiotic biosynthesis monooxygenase, whose product MAIVRLWHGKVPIEKADEYEKFLIERAVPDYGSVEGLLKLYFTRKDEGDVAHFLLITVWDSMKAIKRFAGENPERAKYYPEDDEFFLEKEKYVQHYRVFYEK is encoded by the coding sequence ATGGCGATTGTCAGACTCTGGCACGGGAAGGTCCCGATTGAGAAGGCCGATGAGTACGAGAAGTTTCTCATCGAGAGGGCGGTTCCGGACTACGGCTCCGTTGAGGGTCTTTTGAAACTCTACTTCACGAGAAAAGATGAAGGAGACGTTGCCCACTTTCTCCTCATAACGGTCTGGGACTCGATGAAGGCCATAAAGCGCTTCGCCGGCGAAAACCCCGAGCGGGCAAAGTATTACCCCGAAGACGACGAATTCTTTCTTGAAAAAGAAAAATACGTCCAGCACTACCGGGTTTTCTACGAGAAATAA
- a CDS encoding DUF2250 domain-containing protein, whose protein sequence is MQRERPGSYRGFELLPVHLYVLVHLRKAGVDYAKMMAKVSGLPLALIEDAINDLLELRLIERDSGSAIKRSRARFKKAFEVHKHHTYYRLSREGELFVRSIDERWLKRYFNGLFPDGWKVANALAESRDVREAGGRVQISEETIEELKILRFVTEKGRKTEFFKRLWEFLQ, encoded by the coding sequence ATGCAGAGAGAACGCCCCGGTTCCTACCGAGGCTTTGAGCTCCTGCCGGTTCACCTCTACGTTCTGGTCCACCTCAGGAAGGCCGGTGTTGACTACGCCAAGATGATGGCGAAGGTGAGCGGTCTACCCCTTGCGCTCATCGAAGATGCGATAAACGACCTCCTCGAGCTTCGCTTGATTGAACGCGACTCAGGGAGCGCGATAAAGAGGAGCAGGGCGCGCTTCAAGAAGGCCTTCGAGGTTCACAAGCACCACACCTACTACCGCCTCTCCCGCGAGGGCGAGCTCTTCGTCCGCTCGATTGACGAAAGGTGGCTTAAGCGGTATTTCAACGGCCTCTTTCCCGATGGCTGGAAGGTTGCTAATGCCCTTGCAGAAAGCAGGGACGTGAGGGAAGCGGGTGGAAGAGTTCAAATCAGCGAAGAAACCATCGAGGAACTCAAAATCCTGCGCTTCGTTACGGAAAAGGGCAGAAAAACGGAGTTCTTCAAGAGGCTGTGGGAGTTCCTCCAATAA
- a CDS encoding PPC domain-containing DNA-binding protein, whose amino-acid sequence MEFKPGRIFLLRVPEGEDLLEFVNRFAEEKGIKTAIVKGIGSLRNPVVGYYSEEIKNYKRIELLGTFEMLTLLGNVSLKDGKPFAHLHVTLGNANGDVFGGHLMKGEVFVAELYVQELLGEPLVRKERGNNLSLWDEEPL is encoded by the coding sequence ATGGAGTTCAAGCCGGGGCGAATTTTCCTGCTTAGGGTTCCCGAGGGAGAGGACCTCCTTGAGTTCGTTAACAGATTCGCAGAGGAGAAGGGGATAAAGACGGCGATTGTCAAGGGCATAGGTTCGCTCAGGAATCCTGTTGTGGGCTATTACTCAGAGGAGATTAAGAACTACAAGAGGATTGAGCTCCTCGGGACGTTTGAGATGCTAACCCTGCTCGGTAACGTTAGCCTTAAAGATGGAAAGCCCTTCGCGCACCTTCACGTCACGCTGGGCAACGCCAACGGCGACGTCTTCGGCGGTCATCTGATGAAGGGGGAGGTTTTCGTCGCAGAGCTGTATGTGCAGGAACTCCTGGGAGAACCGCTGGTGAGAAAAGAGAGGGGAAACAACCTCAGCCTCTGGGACGAGGAGCCCCTCTGA
- a CDS encoding DUF134 domain-containing protein, whose protein sequence is MPMRGPGWGRGRGRRRKMRMIGFIPQVRHFYPALPPVSQPKPPIFMTYEEFEALRLVDYEGLTQEEAGKRMGVSRGTVWRALNSARKKVAQMLVEGRELIILPQGNEVPKGMEEDL, encoded by the coding sequence ATGCCAATGAGAGGACCTGGATGGGGACGCGGTAGGGGAAGAAGACGGAAGATGAGGATGATTGGGTTCATTCCCCAGGTTAGGCACTTCTATCCTGCGTTGCCCCCGGTCAGCCAGCCGAAACCGCCGATTTTCATGACATATGAGGAGTTCGAAGCCCTCAGGCTGGTGGATTACGAGGGGCTAACTCAGGAGGAGGCAGGAAAGAGAATGGGCGTCTCCCGTGGCACCGTCTGGAGGGCGCTAAACTCCGCCCGAAAGAAGGTTGCCCAGATGCTCGTTGAGGGAAGGGAGCTCATAATTCTGCCCCAAGGGAACGAAGTGCCCAAGGGTATGGAAGAGGACCTCTGA
- a CDS encoding 6-carboxytetrahydropterin synthase: protein MFRLVERKIGWHKDFDSSHFLALPYDSKCLRIHGHTYNVDVEIWGELNENGMIFDFNHLSNLIKRLDHRILVSEDWVLEREDSRVVVEKNGKRLELPEDEVVILDKPNVTAEYIAEWFAERIAEKAGENVKRILVKVWEDPRSYAQVLLER, encoded by the coding sequence ATGTTCAGGCTCGTGGAGAGAAAAATTGGCTGGCATAAGGATTTCGACAGCTCGCATTTCCTCGCATTGCCCTACGACAGCAAGTGCCTCAGGATTCACGGACACACCTACAACGTGGACGTGGAGATATGGGGCGAGCTGAACGAGAACGGCATGATTTTCGACTTTAACCACCTCAGCAACCTCATAAAAAGGCTCGACCACAGGATTCTCGTCAGCGAGGATTGGGTCCTCGAGAGGGAGGACAGTAGAGTCGTGGTCGAGAAGAACGGCAAGAGGCTCGAACTGCCCGAGGACGAGGTGGTAATCCTCGACAAGCCCAACGTCACCGCCGAGTACATAGCCGAGTGGTTCGCGGAGAGAATAGCGGAGAAGGCCGGGGAGAACGTGAAGCGAATCCTCGTTAAAGTCTGGGAGGACCCGAGGAGCTACGCGCAGGTACTCCTCGAGCGTTAG
- a CDS encoding metallophosphoesterase family protein, which yields MLIALISDIHSNLEALEAVWDEIKEADTFLCMGDLVGYGASPNEVVEFVRKQMERRTFLCIRGNHDNAIAFGADWSFNPYARQAVRWHQRVITVENLEFLRRLPVRQLFTDDTGRSYLLIHGSPRAPLDEYLFPWLPESEFRAVLSYVRQDDLLLGHTHVPMLKVIEGRRIINPGSVGQPRDGDWRASYALIDTETGEVTFHRVEYDVEESARKIIEAGLPRFLADRLFEGL from the coding sequence GTGCTCATAGCACTCATAAGCGATATTCATTCGAACCTTGAGGCCCTTGAAGCCGTGTGGGACGAGATTAAGGAAGCAGACACTTTCCTCTGCATGGGTGACCTCGTTGGCTACGGCGCTTCCCCGAACGAGGTCGTTGAATTTGTGCGGAAGCAAATGGAGAGGAGAACCTTTCTCTGCATCCGCGGGAACCACGACAACGCCATAGCCTTCGGCGCGGACTGGAGCTTCAACCCCTACGCGAGGCAGGCTGTAAGGTGGCACCAGCGCGTCATTACTGTCGAGAACCTTGAGTTCCTCAGACGACTTCCGGTAAGGCAACTCTTCACGGACGACACGGGCAGAAGCTACCTTCTCATCCACGGCTCGCCGAGGGCCCCCCTCGACGAGTACCTCTTCCCCTGGCTTCCCGAGAGCGAGTTTAGAGCGGTTCTGAGCTACGTCCGCCAGGACGACCTGCTTCTCGGCCACACACACGTGCCGATGCTGAAGGTGATTGAGGGGAGACGGATAATAAACCCGGGCTCGGTGGGCCAGCCAAGGGACGGGGACTGGAGGGCGAGCTACGCGCTGATAGACACGGAAACGGGAGAAGTGACCTTCCATCGCGTCGAATACGACGTTGAAGAGAGCGCGAGGAAGATAATAGAGGCAGGATTGCCAAGGTTTTTAGCGGACAGGCTCTTCGAGGGCCTTTAG
- a CDS encoding P-loop NTPase, with amino-acid sequence MQVAIASGKGGVGKSTITASLLYFLKDKYRLIAVDADAEAPNLGLLLGVEEWDKEREHIGAKVARINTETCVRCGICYERCPYESIYIDEDGNYVVNELTCEGCNVCGLVCPVPGTITLEQARSGVIRKATTKYGFPIISAQLDVGRPESGKLVTEEKEWAKKLMDELNLEHMIVDSAAGIGCQVIASIGGADLTILIAEPTPASLSDVQRAYKVVQHFRQPAYLIVNKADLNPGFTALREWAEAEGIPIIGEVPYDRAIPKSMAMLKPVVEAFPDSPASKALKEIAERIAEEILG; translated from the coding sequence ATGCAGGTAGCGATTGCGAGCGGTAAGGGTGGCGTCGGGAAGAGCACGATAACGGCCTCGCTCCTCTACTTCCTGAAGGATAAATACAGGCTCATAGCGGTTGATGCGGATGCCGAAGCGCCGAACCTCGGCCTTCTCCTCGGCGTTGAGGAATGGGATAAGGAGCGCGAGCACATCGGGGCTAAGGTTGCTAGGATAAACACCGAGACCTGCGTCCGCTGTGGAATCTGCTATGAAAGATGTCCATACGAGAGCATCTACATCGACGAGGACGGCAACTACGTCGTCAACGAGCTCACCTGCGAGGGTTGCAACGTCTGTGGCCTTGTCTGCCCAGTTCCGGGCACTATAACCCTTGAGCAGGCCCGCTCCGGCGTCATCAGAAAGGCAACCACCAAGTACGGATTCCCGATAATCTCGGCCCAGCTCGACGTCGGCAGGCCCGAGAGCGGTAAGCTCGTCACCGAGGAGAAGGAGTGGGCAAAGAAGCTGATGGACGAGCTCAACCTGGAGCACATGATAGTTGACTCCGCTGCTGGAATTGGCTGTCAGGTGATAGCGAGCATAGGCGGGGCCGATTTGACGATACTGATTGCTGAGCCTACTCCCGCCTCGCTCAGCGACGTTCAGAGGGCTTACAAGGTCGTCCAGCACTTCAGGCAACCTGCTTACCTGATAGTCAACAAGGCCGACCTGAACCCGGGCTTTACCGCCCTTAGGGAGTGGGCCGAGGCCGAGGGGATTCCCATTATCGGCGAGGTCCCCTACGACAGGGCCATTCCAAAGAGCATGGCGATGCTTAAGCCGGTTGTCGAGGCCTTCCCCGACAGCCCGGCGAGCAAAGCGCTCAAGGAGATTGCCGAGAGAATCGCTGAGGAAATCCTCGGTTGA